A region from the Stygiolobus caldivivus genome encodes:
- a CDS encoding PINc/VapC family ATPase codes for MPPKDLLPDKSALVHGLSKYILEHKLYGNILVHKTLLNELEKEAREGLVTAEIALEEVSRLRDLSEELLVSFEIVGDEPRYFSVNEALRDYCIRRGCTLVTADSIQQRLAESLGVDVILLTPEITALTIDTLFDESTMSVHLKEGTTPKAKKGKPGNWQFVELAQTPLSGHDIKKIVNEILSAVDYVKDSFIEIERKGSTIIQLGNYRIVIIRPPLSDGWEVTITRPVARKRLEDYNLNDKLLSRLRDRAEGIIIAGSPGMGKTTFAQALAEFYMRMNKVVKTIESPRDMHLPPEITQYSKNYAEVGELHDILLLSRPDYTVYDEMRNDEDFKLYIDLRLAGIGMIGVVHATSPIDAIHRFINRVDIGTIPNILDTIVFIHSGNVAKVYSLDMTVKVPTGLKEADLARPVVEVKDLISDKVEYEIYVFGEQTMIVPVASISARAGNSIQRRLENLISNIIPSASVTYENGEYVITIPKEGIGLFNKRVVTKLKKYEKKYGIRTRIRFPE; via the coding sequence TTGCCACCGAAAGACCTATTACCTGATAAGTCAGCTTTAGTCCACGGTCTATCAAAATATATCTTGGAGCACAAGCTTTACGGTAATATTTTAGTACACAAAACACTGTTAAATGAGTTAGAAAAAGAAGCCCGGGAGGGTCTTGTAACTGCTGAAATAGCCCTAGAAGAGGTCTCAAGGTTAAGGGATTTAAGTGAAGAGCTACTCGTGAGTTTTGAAATTGTAGGAGATGAACCTAGGTATTTTTCTGTAAATGAAGCATTACGTGACTATTGTATAAGAAGGGGATGCACACTAGTTACCGCTGACTCTATTCAACAGAGGTTAGCCGAAAGTTTAGGAGTTGACGTTATCTTATTAACTCCTGAAATAACTGCGTTGACTATAGATACATTGTTTGATGAAAGTACAATGAGTGTTCACTTGAAAGAAGGCACTACTCCAAAAGCAAAAAAAGGTAAACCTGGAAATTGGCAGTTCGTAGAATTAGCTCAGACCCCCCTAAGCGGGCATGATATCAAGAAGATTGTAAATGAGATTTTATCCGCAGTTGACTACGTTAAGGACTCTTTCATAGAGATAGAGAGAAAGGGTTCTACCATCATTCAGTTGGGCAACTACAGAATAGTAATAATAAGGCCTCCACTCAGCGACGGTTGGGAAGTCACTATAACAAGGCCAGTAGCAAGAAAAAGATTAGAAGACTATAACTTAAACGATAAGCTGTTATCCAGATTGAGAGATAGAGCAGAGGGGATAATTATAGCAGGCTCACCTGGTATGGGGAAGACTACATTTGCACAAGCTCTAGCTGAATTTTACATGAGGATGAATAAGGTGGTTAAGACTATTGAGTCTCCAAGAGATATGCATTTACCTCCTGAAATTACCCAGTACTCTAAGAATTATGCTGAAGTAGGAGAATTGCACGATATCCTTCTACTAAGCAGGCCTGACTATACTGTATATGACGAGATGAGAAATGATGAGGACTTCAAGTTGTACATCGATTTAAGACTAGCTGGAATAGGAATGATAGGCGTTGTCCATGCTACTTCTCCTATAGATGCTATTCATCGTTTTATTAATAGGGTGGACATAGGGACTATCCCTAATATATTAGATACAATAGTTTTCATACATTCAGGAAATGTAGCTAAGGTTTACAGCCTCGACATGACAGTTAAAGTACCTACCGGTCTGAAAGAGGCCGATTTAGCCAGACCAGTGGTAGAGGTTAAAGACCTTATTTCTGATAAGGTTGAGTACGAAATTTATGTCTTTGGTGAACAAACAATGATAGTACCAGTAGCCAGCATATCTGCTAGAGCCGGTAACAGTATTCAGAGGAGGCTAGAGAACTTAATCAGTAATATTATCCCCTCAGCGTCAGTAACTTATGAAAACGGAGAATACGTTATAACTATCCCTAAAGAGGGGATAGGTCTATTTAATAAACGCGTCGTTACTAAATTAAAAAAATATGAAAAGAAATATGGTATAAGGACAAGGATTAGGTTCCCAGAATAG
- the hjc gene encoding Holliday junction resolvase Hjc encodes MASNKSRGTSLERYIVSRLRDKGFAVIRAPASGAKRKDHVPDIIAMKSGIIILIEMKSRKNGSKIYIEKEQAEGIKEFARRSGGELFLGAKIEKELRFVKFDNLRKTDAGNYVVDLDILASGMVFDDLVRYVDAKLSKTLDFFM; translated from the coding sequence GTGGCGTCAAATAAAAGTAGAGGTACTTCTTTAGAACGTTATATTGTTTCAAGGCTTAGGGATAAAGGTTTTGCTGTAATTCGAGCACCTGCAAGTGGTGCTAAAAGAAAAGACCATGTCCCGGATATTATAGCAATGAAATCAGGGATTATAATACTTATTGAAATGAAGAGTAGAAAAAACGGGAGTAAAATATACATTGAAAAAGAGCAAGCTGAAGGTATTAAAGAATTTGCCCGAAGGAGTGGTGGGGAACTATTTTTAGGTGCTAAAATAGAAAAAGAATTACGCTTTGTTAAATTCGATAATTTAAGAAAAACAGACGCTGGAAATTATGTAGTAGACCTAGATATACTAGCTTCAGGAATGGTATTTGACGACCTAGTACGATACGTAGATGCAAAATTAAGCAAAACATTAGATTTCTTTATGTGA
- the ilvC gene encoding ketol-acid reductoisomerase yields MAKLYTDKDASLDPIKDKTIAVLGYGSQGHAWAQNLRDSGLKVVVGLEREGKSWEQAKKDGFSPMHTEDAVKNSDIIIFLIPDMVQRTVYLERVKPNLRSGNDLVFAHGFNIHYRLIEPPKDVDVYMIAPKGPGPIVREYFVKGGGVPALVAVHQNYSGKALEKALAIAKALGATRAGVIETTFKEETETDLFGEQVDLVGGITQLMRSAFQVLVEAGYQPEIAYYETINEMKMIVDLIYEKGFSGMFKAVSDTAKYGGLTSGKYVIDESVKKRMKEVLEKIKSGEFANQWVEEYGKGVPTLKQGVQELENSLEEKVGREVREISLRGKPKS; encoded by the coding sequence GTGGCAAAACTGTATACTGATAAAGACGCAAGTCTAGACCCAATAAAAGACAAGACAATAGCAGTCCTAGGATACGGGAGCCAAGGTCACGCATGGGCTCAGAACTTAAGGGACTCTGGACTAAAAGTGGTAGTAGGGCTAGAGAGAGAAGGTAAATCCTGGGAACAAGCTAAAAAAGACGGATTTAGTCCTATGCATACAGAAGATGCAGTAAAGAATTCCGATATAATAATTTTCCTGATACCTGATATGGTACAGAGGACTGTATACCTAGAAAGAGTTAAGCCTAATTTAAGGTCTGGAAATGACCTGGTCTTCGCCCATGGTTTTAACATCCATTATAGGTTAATAGAACCACCAAAAGACGTCGATGTTTACATGATAGCACCAAAAGGACCAGGACCCATAGTTAGAGAATATTTTGTTAAAGGCGGAGGAGTCCCTGCTTTAGTAGCCGTACATCAAAACTATTCTGGAAAGGCACTGGAAAAAGCGTTAGCCATAGCTAAAGCACTAGGTGCGACTAGGGCTGGAGTAATCGAAACTACATTTAAAGAGGAGACCGAGACTGATTTATTCGGAGAGCAAGTTGACCTAGTAGGGGGCATAACCCAATTAATGAGGTCAGCGTTTCAGGTACTAGTCGAAGCCGGTTATCAACCAGAAATAGCTTATTACGAGACTATCAATGAAATGAAGATGATCGTAGACCTAATTTATGAAAAGGGATTCAGCGGAATGTTTAAAGCCGTGTCAGACACGGCAAAGTATGGAGGACTAACCTCAGGAAAATATGTTATCGATGAAAGTGTAAAGAAAAGAATGAAAGAAGTCCTAGAGAAAATAAAAAGCGGGGAGTTTGCGAACCAATGGGTAGAAGAATATGGAAAAGGTGTACCAACATTAAAGCAGGGCGTACAAGAGTTAGAAAATAGTTTAGAAGAGAAAGTAGGTAGAGAAGTAAGGGAGATCTCTCTAAGAGGAAAACCTAAATCTTAA
- a CDS encoding ACT domain-containing protein, whose protein sequence is MTQEKVVRVIGYYRDPGYLERVAGAFRKLLMDINWIQGRKVSDDGLYEIYMGIPYTSNFEIAIQNLSKTVDVEKVEVLDDATVSTYIIKRDGTVIRGEPFEAKEYDIVIFKPSFSKVTTLSWGIVSGKTVY, encoded by the coding sequence GTGACCCAAGAAAAGGTAGTTAGAGTTATAGGTTATTATAGAGATCCAGGCTACCTTGAAAGAGTGGCAGGGGCGTTTAGGAAGCTGTTAATGGATATAAACTGGATCCAAGGTAGAAAAGTCTCAGATGATGGACTGTATGAGATATATATGGGTATTCCCTATACCAGTAACTTTGAAATAGCTATACAAAACTTGAGCAAGACGGTAGATGTAGAAAAAGTTGAGGTCTTAGATGACGCGACCGTATCTACATATATCATAAAGAGAGATGGTACTGTAATTAGAGGAGAACCGTTTGAGGCAAAAGAATATGACATAGTAATTTTTAAACCATCATTCTCAAAAGTAACTACACTAAGTTGGGGGATCGTAAGTGGCAAAACTGTATACTGA
- a CDS encoding acetolactate synthase large subunit: MPTGARILIDSLKREGVKVIFGIPGLSNMQIYDAFVEDLQNGELRHVLMRHEQAAAHAADGYARASGIPGVCTATSGPGATNLVTGLITAYWDSSPVVAITGQVPRASIGKMAFQEADAMGVFEHITKYVVEVKKLEEIPLWVKNAFYIATTGRPGPVVVDIPRDIFYEKMDEVKWPEKPMVRGYKELPTIIDRQKLKRAAEILINAERPIILVGTGVVWSNATQEVLELAELLHIPIISTFPGKSAIPHDHPLYFGPMGYYGRAEASMAALESDAMLVVGARFSDRTITSYDEMIETRKKFIMINIDPSDGERAIRVDVNLVGNAKILLRELTKAIIELGKKNDYSPWLKRLKEYKEYYAQFYYHDEPNKLKPWKVLKTIRNTIPRDAIVTTGVGQHQMWAEVFWEVLEPRTFLSSTGMGTMGFGLPAAMGAKLAKPDKVVVDLDGDGSFLMTGTNLATAVDEHIPVISVVFDNRTLGLVRQVQDLFFNRRVVGVDYGPSPDFIKLAEAFGALAFNATSYEEIEKSIKSAIKEDIPAVIRVPIDKEELALPTLPPGGRLKQVILRDPRKGS, translated from the coding sequence ATGCCAACAGGAGCTAGAATATTAATAGATTCTCTCAAAAGAGAAGGAGTAAAGGTAATCTTCGGAATACCAGGCTTATCAAACATGCAGATATATGACGCGTTTGTCGAGGACCTCCAAAACGGCGAATTAAGACACGTACTAATGAGACATGAACAAGCGGCAGCTCATGCAGCCGATGGGTATGCAAGAGCCTCAGGAATACCTGGTGTTTGTACAGCGACCTCAGGGCCCGGAGCTACAAATTTAGTAACTGGACTAATAACAGCGTATTGGGACTCATCTCCAGTAGTAGCAATAACAGGACAAGTACCCAGGGCTTCGATAGGTAAAATGGCATTCCAAGAAGCTGACGCAATGGGAGTATTTGAACATATAACGAAATACGTAGTTGAGGTCAAGAAATTAGAAGAAATACCGTTATGGGTTAAAAACGCATTTTATATAGCAACTACTGGAAGACCAGGGCCTGTTGTAGTAGATATCCCAAGAGATATATTCTATGAGAAAATGGATGAAGTTAAATGGCCAGAGAAGCCTATGGTAAGAGGATATAAAGAACTACCAACAATAATAGATAGGCAAAAACTAAAGAGAGCTGCTGAGATTTTAATCAACGCTGAAAGACCTATAATTCTGGTAGGAACTGGTGTAGTATGGTCTAACGCCACACAAGAAGTTTTAGAGCTGGCTGAGTTACTACACATACCCATAATATCTACATTCCCAGGTAAGTCTGCAATACCTCATGACCATCCTCTCTACTTCGGGCCTATGGGGTATTATGGTAGAGCAGAAGCATCAATGGCGGCACTAGAATCAGACGCAATGCTAGTAGTAGGGGCAAGGTTCAGCGATAGGACAATAACGTCTTACGACGAAATGATAGAGACGAGAAAGAAGTTCATTATGATAAATATTGATCCTTCCGACGGAGAGAGAGCGATAAGGGTAGATGTGAATTTAGTAGGTAACGCAAAAATCCTATTGAGAGAATTGACTAAGGCTATAATCGAATTAGGCAAAAAGAACGACTATAGCCCATGGTTAAAAAGGCTCAAAGAGTATAAAGAATATTATGCACAGTTCTATTACCACGACGAGCCAAATAAGTTAAAACCGTGGAAAGTTCTAAAGACGATAAGGAACACGATACCGAGAGATGCTATAGTGACTACCGGTGTAGGACAGCACCAAATGTGGGCTGAAGTTTTCTGGGAAGTGCTAGAACCTAGGACGTTCTTATCGTCAACCGGTATGGGAACCATGGGCTTTGGGTTACCGGCAGCAATGGGCGCAAAGTTAGCCAAACCCGATAAAGTCGTAGTAGACCTAGATGGAGATGGATCATTCCTTATGACTGGGACTAACCTAGCTACAGCAGTTGACGAACATATACCCGTAATCTCAGTGGTATTCGACAATAGGACATTAGGGCTAGTAAGGCAAGTCCAAGACCTATTCTTTAACCGTAGAGTAGTAGGTGTCGATTACGGGCCATCTCCAGACTTTATAAAGCTTGCGGAGGCATTCGGAGCCTTAGCCTTTAATGCAACTAGCTATGAAGAGATAGAAAAATCTATAAAGTCGGCTATTAAGGAGGACATTCCTGCAGTTATAAGAGTCCCGATAGATAAAGAGGAATTAGCTTTACCAACCTTACCTCCTGGAGGTAGGCTTAAACAGGTGATATTACGTGACCCAAGAAAAGGTAGTTAG
- a CDS encoding magnesium-dependent phosphatase-1, with amino-acid sequence MIKVVVFDADKTLWDHSNISALKPPLKILNEDSIEDSNGHRVTLFPDVRETLYELKDMGFYLALATWNIPEKTEAVLSALKLKEYFDLIISREYPFKFIYISHIISMFRLLKKVEIKPNEILFIDDRRVHFGNTWLYVGDVNCLEMWSDVNNHKQIIEKIKTIYNSKKLSEKNYSNA; translated from the coding sequence ATGATAAAAGTAGTAGTATTTGACGCGGATAAGACGTTATGGGATCACTCAAATATATCTGCCCTAAAGCCCCCGCTAAAAATATTAAACGAAGATAGTATAGAGGACTCAAACGGTCATAGAGTAACCCTTTTCCCCGACGTAAGAGAAACTCTATATGAATTGAAAGATATGGGTTTTTACTTAGCATTAGCGACATGGAATATACCGGAAAAAACCGAGGCCGTTTTGTCTGCCCTAAAATTAAAAGAGTATTTTGACCTTATTATTTCTAGGGAATATCCTTTTAAATTTATTTATATTAGCCATATTATCTCTATGTTTAGGTTGCTGAAAAAAGTAGAAATAAAACCGAATGAAATTTTATTTATTGACGACCGCAGAGTGCATTTTGGAAATACATGGCTCTATGTGGGTGATGTCAATTGTTTAGAGATGTGGAGTGATGTCAATAATCATAAACAAATCATAGAAAAAATAAAAACTATTTATAATTCAAAGAAGCTAAGTGAAAAGAACTACAGTAATGCTTAA
- a CDS encoding GTPase, whose protein sequence is MIRSILALINKSDVIIEVLDSREPDLTRSRKIENFVMRKKKRLLIVLNKGDLIPLEVLQKWKEYIEKNDGIPTVYISATNHLGTKILRDKIKELLAKREGKALLVGYPKTGKSSIINALKGRHSATTSKFPMSSGYTKAVQLFRIDSRLYVWDTPGIIPPDGNELERVIRGINVDKLEDPVKAAKLLFDRIQEFNTNTIKEIYGLDFSDFYDFLNKLALKRGWIYKTSKEPNIDEAAKTLIRDYHDGKIIYYSYPPDVMTDDKSSSI, encoded by the coding sequence ATGATAAGGAGTATACTTGCCCTAATTAACAAGTCAGACGTCATAATAGAGGTATTAGATTCACGTGAACCTGACTTAACTAGATCTAGAAAAATCGAGAATTTTGTAATGAGAAAAAAGAAAAGACTCTTAATTGTCTTAAACAAGGGGGACCTAATCCCTTTAGAAGTGCTACAGAAATGGAAAGAGTACATAGAGAAAAATGATGGAATCCCTACAGTTTATATTTCCGCTACAAACCACCTGGGCACTAAGATCCTCAGGGACAAGATTAAGGAATTATTAGCCAAGAGAGAGGGAAAAGCGTTATTAGTGGGATATCCCAAGACCGGTAAGTCGTCTATAATAAATGCGCTAAAGGGGAGACACTCAGCTACCACATCAAAGTTCCCAATGAGTTCTGGATATACTAAGGCAGTGCAACTTTTTCGAATTGATTCAAGACTATACGTGTGGGATACACCCGGTATAATACCCCCCGACGGAAATGAACTAGAGAGAGTGATAAGAGGAATAAACGTAGATAAATTAGAAGATCCAGTAAAAGCAGCTAAGTTATTATTCGATAGAATACAAGAATTTAATACAAATACAATAAAGGAGATATATGGATTAGACTTCTCTGATTTTTACGACTTCCTAAATAAACTAGCCTTAAAACGTGGGTGGATATATAAAACAAGTAAAGAACCCAATATCGACGAGGCAGCCAAGACGCTAATTAGAGATTACCATGACGGCAAAATAATTTATTACTCCTATCCACCAGATGTAATGACAGATGATAAAAGTAGTAGTATTTGA
- a CDS encoding UbiA family prenyltransferase, with the protein MAVKPYLQLVRIHNVIGSAISALMGYLVSSHWHIIPLKVIIAMLVVAFVATGGYVINDVYDVEIDRINKPYRPIPSGAISLNRARNLSYITSLVGIALSALLGLAQFLVALVTVILLFLYASSLKRSGLVGNLIVALTSALSAFYGGLAYFSGDWLYWVSIPTLYIFFFTLVREFIKGIEDYEGDKENYVKTLAVRIGISKTWKISKTILLILVITSPLPYLLGFNILYLISILLLDILLVYILLLKEDIQSSAKARSLMKVYAIGTMLAFIIGSFSLIL; encoded by the coding sequence ATGGCGGTAAAACCTTATCTACAGCTAGTGAGGATCCATAACGTTATAGGATCAGCAATTTCCGCTTTAATGGGTTACCTCGTGTCATCACATTGGCATATAATACCGTTAAAAGTGATAATAGCGATGCTAGTTGTTGCGTTTGTTGCAACTGGCGGTTACGTTATAAACGACGTCTACGACGTAGAAATCGACCGGATAAACAAGCCTTATAGACCTATTCCGTCTGGTGCAATAAGCCTTAATAGGGCTAGAAACTTGTCCTATATTACTTCATTAGTAGGGATAGCTTTGTCGGCACTTTTAGGGCTAGCCCAATTTTTAGTAGCACTAGTTACGGTAATATTACTATTTTTATATGCCTCATCTCTCAAGAGGAGCGGTCTAGTAGGGAACTTAATAGTAGCCTTAACCTCAGCGCTTTCCGCATTTTACGGTGGGTTAGCTTACTTTTCCGGTGATTGGCTTTATTGGGTCTCAATACCTACCTTGTATATTTTTTTCTTTACTCTAGTAAGAGAATTTATAAAGGGGATAGAAGATTATGAAGGAGATAAGGAAAATTACGTTAAGACCCTTGCCGTAAGGATAGGAATTAGTAAGACATGGAAAATCTCTAAGACGATCCTATTAATCCTAGTAATTACATCTCCGTTACCTTATCTGCTAGGTTTCAATATCTTGTATTTAATTTCGATTTTATTACTCGATATCCTCCTAGTTTATATCCTGCTACTTAAAGAAGACATACAGAGTTCCGCCAAAGCTAGAAGTCTAATGAAAGTATATGCGATCGGGACTATGCTAGCGTTTATTATAGGTAGCTTCTCTCTCATATTATAA
- a CDS encoding PolB1-binding protein PBP2 family protein gives MQEDDDINIAIKYFKNVISVGEIIAVRELKALGVKEPEKAVSKLIEMGVIEKGEGCYNLVRNRPEAPSDKK, from the coding sequence GTGCAAGAAGATGATGATATTAATATCGCTATAAAATATTTTAAAAACGTTATTTCAGTAGGGGAGATAATAGCAGTTAGGGAGTTAAAGGCATTGGGAGTTAAGGAACCCGAAAAAGCTGTATCAAAACTAATCGAGATGGGTGTGATAGAGAAGGGTGAAGGCTGTTATAATCTAGTGAGAAATAGACCTGAGGCTCCTTCTGATAAAAAGTGA
- a CDS encoding NAD(P)/FAD-dependent oxidoreductase, whose product MFDRKYTVGKKCTGIISRTTFEKLNIPREFIDRGFKTIFFHYKDKIIEIKTDVLRLNRVKLEKYISQNVEIRLRSDVKIINNSILLNEEEKIEGLVINASGWKGKSKWVKAIEYLTEPIDSETIDVFFDERNKGGFSWIVPLPYGTLVGALGYKMPDKFIPKINKRILEVHGGGIPRPRPTYVRRGIGDVLGLIKIFTGGGIFSISEMLPTIKKIVYEEDEREHLSKFRQLSKEISRQQKILEITEKFWGLALKIGFTVLNGKTLNAGEEFDLHSLFIRRSLRSISH is encoded by the coding sequence GTGTTTGATAGGAAATATACTGTAGGCAAGAAATGCACTGGTATAATTAGCAGGACTACCTTTGAGAAACTAAACATTCCGAGAGAATTTATAGATAGAGGTTTTAAAACTATTTTTTTCCACTATAAAGATAAAATAATAGAAATAAAAACCGATGTGCTTAGATTAAATAGGGTTAAGCTTGAGAAGTATATATCTCAAAACGTAGAAATAAGACTACGAAGCGATGTGAAAATAATTAATAATTCAATTCTCTTAAATGAAGAAGAAAAGATAGAGGGGCTAGTAATTAACGCCTCTGGATGGAAAGGGAAGAGCAAGTGGGTAAAAGCAATTGAGTACTTAACAGAGCCGATAGACTCCGAAACTATAGACGTATTTTTTGATGAGAGGAATAAAGGGGGATTCTCGTGGATTGTCCCTCTACCTTACGGCACTTTAGTAGGTGCATTAGGGTATAAGATGCCTGACAAATTCATCCCTAAAATAAATAAACGTATATTAGAGGTACACGGGGGAGGAATACCGAGGCCAAGACCTACTTACGTAAGGAGAGGAATAGGAGATGTACTAGGTTTAATTAAGATTTTCACCGGTGGTGGAATATTTTCTATATCTGAAATGTTACCTACTATTAAGAAAATAGTTTATGAGGAAGATGAAAGGGAACACTTGTCTAAGTTTAGACAACTTTCTAAGGAAATCTCTAGGCAACAGAAAATTCTGGAAATTACAGAAAAGTTTTGGGGACTAGCCCTTAAAATTGGCTTCACTGTACTTAACGGCAAGACACTTAATGCGGGCGAGGAATTTGACCTGCACTCACTTTTTATCAGAAGGAGCCTCAGGTCTATTTCTCACTAG
- the speD gene encoding adenosylmethionine decarboxylase, with translation MMGVISAPKVVGKQVYGSLYECDTNILRDKEALENIVKNAVAVGNMTLLDIKSWKIGDGVSVVAIVLESHVTIHTWPEYDFATVDVYSCGPHTDPRRAFQYIVEQLRAKRYTMNEADRSSEF, from the coding sequence ATGATGGGGGTAATAAGTGCACCAAAAGTAGTCGGAAAACAAGTTTACGGTTCATTATATGAGTGCGATACCAATATACTGAGAGATAAAGAAGCATTAGAAAACATTGTAAAGAACGCTGTCGCAGTAGGGAATATGACGCTACTAGATATAAAATCATGGAAGATAGGAGACGGAGTAAGTGTCGTAGCTATTGTCCTAGAAAGCCATGTAACTATACATACATGGCCTGAATACGATTTTGCAACAGTTGACGTTTACTCATGCGGTCCTCACACAGATCCAAGAAGGGCCTTCCAATATATAGTTGAGCAATTAAGGGCAAAAAGATATACTATGAATGAGGCTGATAGATCATCAGAGTTCTGA
- a CDS encoding DUF211 domain-containing protein, which translates to MAIRRLVLDVLKPIRGTSLVELAEKVSSLDGIEGVNISVTDMDVETMGLMIVIEGTNINFEEVKQTLENQGCAIHSIDEVVSGNKMVEGRVKEK; encoded by the coding sequence TTGGCAATTAGGAGACTTGTCCTTGACGTCCTAAAACCTATTAGGGGGACATCACTAGTCGAATTAGCTGAGAAAGTCTCATCTTTAGACGGAATTGAAGGCGTTAATATAAGCGTTACAGATATGGACGTAGAGACTATGGGGTTAATGATCGTGATTGAAGGTACTAATATAAACTTCGAAGAGGTGAAACAGACACTTGAAAATCAGGGATGTGCTATTCATAGTATAGATGAGGTCGTAAGCGGTAATAAGATGGTCGAAGGTAGAGTGAAGGAAAAATGA
- a CDS encoding TIGR00269 family protein: MICDNCKVREAEVYQAHSGKRLCRKCFMKDIRERVKKESLKIGLDKASKILLAVSGGKDSYVLADTLSSFIDSNKLIAYNITEGIQGYNRYEQIVQLKRYLSSLGIELIEDSFKQGVGHTLDEMMKYSRNKGLNVSACTFCGGFRRKLINNAGRTVSADYVATGHNLDDEVQAIIVNLIRGDIIRLIRFADKPIKLSSKFVLRVKPLRRVYEWETTLYAYYGGYQFQEVECPYISTKPTLRSKVRELLYTLEDKKPGALLSILDEFDKIAEKVRKQSELKEELPTCKICGEPTSYGREICKNCELLISSGLLDPHQNLPIS, from the coding sequence ATGATTTGTGATAATTGTAAAGTTAGAGAAGCTGAAGTTTATCAAGCTCACAGCGGGAAAAGGCTGTGTAGGAAATGTTTTATGAAAGATATAAGGGAAAGAGTTAAGAAAGAGAGTCTAAAAATAGGTCTAGATAAAGCAAGCAAGATCTTACTTGCGGTGTCTGGCGGTAAGGATAGCTATGTTTTAGCAGACACTCTATCTTCGTTTATAGACTCAAATAAGCTGATAGCATATAATATTACCGAAGGTATACAAGGATATAACAGATATGAACAGATAGTCCAACTGAAGCGGTATTTATCATCGTTAGGGATTGAACTCATCGAAGACAGTTTCAAGCAAGGCGTGGGTCATACATTAGACGAGATGATGAAGTATTCAAGGAATAAGGGACTTAACGTTTCGGCTTGTACCTTCTGCGGCGGGTTCAGAAGGAAACTTATAAACAACGCTGGTAGAACAGTATCTGCCGACTACGTTGCTACGGGCCATAATTTAGATGACGAAGTTCAGGCTATAATAGTTAATTTAATACGCGGGGATATAATTAGGCTAATAAGATTTGCGGATAAACCCATAAAACTCAGCTCTAAATTTGTACTTAGAGTAAAGCCTTTAAGGAGGGTATATGAGTGGGAGACTACTCTTTACGCTTACTATGGCGGTTACCAGTTCCAAGAAGTAGAGTGTCCATATATATCAACAAAGCCCACGCTAAGGTCTAAGGTGAGGGAACTTCTTTACACCCTAGAAGATAAAAAACCTGGTGCGTTATTATCAATCTTAGACGAATTCGATAAAATTGCTGAAAAAGTCAGAAAACAATCCGAGTTAAAAGAAGAATTACCTACTTGTAAAATATGCGGTGAACCTACAAGTTACGGCAGGGAAATATGTAAAAATTGTGAATTATTAATCTCCTCAGGGCTATTAGACCCTCACCAGAACTTGCCAATATCGTAA